The following coding sequences are from one Salvia hispanica cultivar TCC Black 2014 chromosome 3, UniMelb_Shisp_WGS_1.0, whole genome shotgun sequence window:
- the LOC125213523 gene encoding G-type lectin S-receptor-like serine/threonine-protein kinase At4g27290, translating to MGMLVLGLSLLLYSHTRKKQNHQQQESEMDTQYPSESHEELELPMYDLSTIIKATDDFSVNNKLGEGGFGPVYKAVLEGQEMAVKRLSKTSVQGQNEFKNEVICIAKLQHRNLVRLLGCCIQGEERILLYEYMTNKSLDLILFNKVMKKMLDWPRRFNIINGIARGLMYLHQDSRLRVIHRDLKASNILLDSDMNPKISDFGLARTFGGNETGANTSRVVGTYGYMSPEYAVDGMFSVKSDVFSFGVLVLEIISGKRNRGFNLKNHRYNLLGHAWMLYKEERSLELVDNCVEYSSYISQVVRSIHVGLLCVQEQEKERPNMSSVVLMLNNDGVLPESKHPGFFTGRDVNANETPHSSNTASSVNAMTISLLEAR from the exons ATGGGAATGCTTGTGCTGGGACTGAGCCTGTTGCTTTATTCCCATACAAGAAAGAAGCAGAATCATCAGCAGCAAGAAAGTG AGatggatacccaatatcctAGTGAAAGCCATGAGGAGCTAGAGCTGCCAATGTATGATTTATCCACAATAATAAAAGCTACTGATGATTTTTCAGTCAATAATAAGCTTGGGGAGGGTGGATTTGGACCGGTTTATAAg GCAGTGCTGGAGGGACAAGAAATGGCTGTCAAACGACTATCAAAAACGTCCGTTCAAGGACAAAATGAGTTTAAGAATGAAGTAATCTGTATTGCAAAACTTCAGCACCGAAATCTTGTGAGGCTTCTAGGATGTTGCATTCAAGGGGAAGAAAGAATACTGCTTTACGAGTACATGACCAACAAAAGTCTCGATTTGATACTTTTTA ATAAAGTCATGAAAAAGATGCTAGATTGGCCGAGGCGCTTTAACATCATTAATGGTATTGCTCGGGGGCTTATGTACCTCCATCAAGATTCTCGTCTCAGAGTAATCCATAGAGACCTCAAAGCTAGCAATATATTACTAGATTCGGATATGAATCCCAAAATATCAGACTTTGGTCTTGCAAGAACATTTGGAGGCAACGAGACAGGTGCCAACACAAGTCGAGTAGTAGGGACATA TGGATACATGTCCCCAGAGTATGCTGTAGACGGCATGTTTTCAGTGAAATCAGATGTGTTTAGCTTTGGTGTTCTGGTGCTTGAAATCATCAGTGGCAAGAGAAACAGAGGATTCAATCTGAAAAATCACCGCTACAACCTTCTTGGACAC GCATGGATGCTTTACAAAGAAGAAAGGTCACTTGAATTAGTCGACAATTGTGTGGAATATTCAAGTTATATATCTCAGGTTGTGCGATCAATCCATGTCGGTCTTTTGTGCGTGCAAGAACAGGAAAAAGAGAGGCCGAACATGTCTTCAGTGGTTCTGATGCTCAATAATGATGGGGTGCTGCCTGAATCCAAACATCCTGGCTTCTTCACTGGAAGAGATGTAAATGCAAATGAAACTCCCCATAGCTCCAACACTGCAAGTTCCGTTAATGCAATGACCATATCGCTGCTAGAGGCTCGTTAA